A region of Leclercia adecarboxylata DNA encodes the following proteins:
- a CDS encoding protealysin inhibitor emfourin, protein MQVPELTEDAVVELAREGGVAYIPHLSGLRRIALSTLNSAQRQRVVNILQQAIPRGEPPGQPSSPGGGDQRYFRIQIIWTRHNQAQYTDIIVLVPEQEAPESLVELWQKGEGCVCD, encoded by the coding sequence ATGCAGGTTCCGGAACTGACCGAAGACGCGGTCGTCGAGCTGGCGCGTGAAGGTGGCGTGGCCTATATCCCGCATCTCAGCGGGTTGCGGCGAATCGCCCTCTCGACTCTTAACAGTGCACAGCGCCAGCGCGTGGTGAACATACTTCAGCAGGCGATTCCTCGTGGAGAGCCGCCCGGCCAGCCGTCGTCACCCGGCGGCGGCGACCAGCGCTATTTTCGCATTCAGATAATCTGGACCCGGCACAATCAGGCGCAATACACCGACATCATCGTGCTGGTTCCCGAACAGGAAGCGCCAGAGTCGCTGGTCGAACTCTGGCAAAAAGGCGAAGGCTGCGTATGCGATTAG
- a CDS encoding zinc ribbon domain-containing protein: MSITCPECHAELEPQNGVAHCESCNKDIALEARCPECHQPLQVLKACGAVDYFCQNGHGLISKKRVEFVAAD; the protein is encoded by the coding sequence ATGTCGATTACCTGCCCGGAATGTCACGCAGAGCTGGAGCCGCAAAACGGTGTGGCGCACTGCGAGAGCTGCAATAAAGATATTGCCCTGGAAGCCCGCTGCCCGGAGTGCCATCAGCCACTCCAGGTGTTAAAAGCCTGCGGAGCGGTGGATTATTTCTGCCAGAACGGCCACGGGCTGATCTCGAAAAAGCGCGTGGAGTTCGTCGCGGCTGACTAA
- a CDS encoding MFS transporter: MNRPIALGITGFSLIAVTYGMARFSWGLMLPDIRQDIPFSPQVAGLIAACSYAAYCLSVFFASFLTSRYGPRVPALLAAATAAGGLIILAFSALPLTLATGLFIAGLSSGLASPALAGAVNDTIAPDRQTLVNTVINAGTSAGIILSVPVLLFMPGGWRAACIVFALLALLCLLAAWRYLPGLASRKREQTPSWRESLRKPGMFRLLSIAFVSGVASAAWWSFGPELLRNHSGLDSAVTRVLWLVSGGAGILAVFTGSAEKRIGMRGVYRGSQIFMAASLLALALSEGFAWWLVPVVAMSGAGYVILSGVLLVQGAVIAHPSPAVGVSMAFLMLAAGQIVGSVMFGLLLGMAGAAVALVIFSGLSWVMLAVTPDGQQ; this comes from the coding sequence ATGAACAGACCGATCGCACTGGGTATAACCGGGTTCTCATTAATCGCGGTGACATACGGCATGGCGAGATTTTCCTGGGGGTTGATGCTGCCCGATATCCGTCAGGACATTCCTTTCTCACCCCAGGTTGCCGGGTTGATTGCAGCCTGCAGCTATGCGGCTTATTGCCTGTCAGTATTTTTTGCCTCTTTTCTCACCAGTCGCTATGGCCCTCGCGTACCGGCTTTGCTGGCCGCCGCCACGGCCGCAGGCGGGCTGATTATTCTGGCTTTCTCGGCGCTGCCGCTTACCCTGGCGACAGGATTATTTATTGCCGGATTGAGTTCTGGCCTGGCCTCACCCGCGCTTGCCGGGGCCGTAAATGACACCATTGCCCCGGATCGCCAGACCCTGGTGAATACCGTCATTAATGCCGGAACAAGCGCCGGGATCATCCTCTCGGTGCCGGTTCTGCTTTTTATGCCCGGCGGCTGGCGGGCGGCCTGTATCGTCTTTGCCCTGCTGGCACTGCTCTGCCTGCTGGCAGCCTGGCGTTATCTGCCGGGTCTGGCTTCGCGCAAGCGTGAACAAACGCCATCCTGGCGCGAGTCGCTTCGCAAGCCGGGAATGTTCCGGCTGTTAAGTATTGCTTTTGTGAGCGGCGTTGCCAGCGCCGCCTGGTGGAGTTTTGGCCCGGAGCTGCTCAGGAATCATAGCGGGCTTGATAGCGCCGTCACGCGGGTTCTGTGGCTGGTGAGCGGCGGGGCAGGGATCCTGGCCGTGTTTACCGGTAGTGCGGAAAAACGTATCGGGATGCGGGGCGTTTACCGGGGATCGCAGATTTTCATGGCCGCTTCGCTGTTGGCTCTGGCGTTAAGTGAAGGGTTTGCCTGGTGGCTCGTCCCGGTGGTGGCAATGAGCGGGGCGGGATACGTTATTTTATCCGGCGTACTGCTGGTGCAGGGGGCGGTTATCGCTCATCCGTCACCGGCTGTGGGGGTCAGTATGGCTTTTCTGATGCTGGCAGCCGGGCAAATTGTCGGCTCCGTGATGTTTGGCCTGTTGCTGGGAATGGCGGGCGCAGCGGTCGCGCTGGTCATTTTTTCCGGGCTGTCCTGGGTGATGCTTGCCGTCACGCCTGACGGCCAACAATAA
- the der gene encoding ribosome biogenesis GTPase Der yields MVPVVALVGRPNVGKSTLFNRLTRTRDALVADFPGLTRDRKYGRAEVEGREFICIDTGGIDGTEDGVETRMAEQSLLAIEEADIVLFMVDARAGLMPADSAIAKHLRSREKATFLVANKTDGIDPDQAMADFWSLGLGDIYPIAASHGRGVTSLLETALLPYVDEISPPEEVDEDAEYWAQFEEGEEGEEEPEDDFNPQDLPIKLAIVGRPNVGKSTLTNRILGEDRVVVYDMPGTTRDSIYIPMQRDEREYVLIDTAGVRKRGKITDVVEKFSVIKTLQAIEDANVVMLVIDAREGISDQDLSLLGFILNSGRSLVIVVNKWDGLSNEVREQVKETLDFRLGFIDFARVHFISALHGSGVGNLFESVREAYDSSTRRVGTAMLTRIMTMAAEDHQPPLVRGRRVKLKYAHAGGYNPPIVVIHGNQVKDLPDSYKRYLMNYFRKSLDVMGTPIRIQFKEGDNPFANKRNTLTPNQMRKRKRLIKHIKKSK; encoded by the coding sequence ATGGTACCTGTGGTCGCGCTTGTCGGGCGCCCGAACGTTGGAAAATCCACTCTTTTTAACCGTTTAACACGCACCCGTGATGCGCTGGTTGCGGATTTCCCGGGGCTCACGCGTGACCGTAAGTACGGTCGTGCCGAAGTGGAAGGTCGTGAGTTTATCTGTATCGATACCGGTGGTATCGACGGTACAGAGGACGGCGTTGAAACCCGCATGGCGGAGCAATCCCTGCTGGCGATTGAAGAAGCCGACATCGTGCTGTTTATGGTCGATGCGCGTGCGGGCCTGATGCCTGCCGACTCGGCTATCGCCAAGCACCTGCGCTCGCGTGAAAAAGCCACTTTCCTGGTGGCAAACAAAACTGACGGCATCGATCCCGATCAGGCGATGGCGGATTTCTGGTCATTGGGCCTGGGCGACATCTATCCGATCGCCGCCTCTCACGGCCGTGGCGTAACCAGCCTGCTGGAAACCGCACTCCTGCCGTACGTTGACGAGATCAGCCCGCCGGAAGAGGTCGATGAAGACGCAGAATACTGGGCGCAGTTCGAAGAAGGTGAAGAGGGCGAAGAAGAGCCTGAAGACGACTTCAACCCGCAGGATCTGCCGATCAAGCTGGCGATTGTTGGTCGTCCGAACGTAGGTAAGTCCACACTTACTAACCGCATCCTCGGTGAAGACCGCGTGGTGGTGTACGACATGCCGGGCACGACCCGCGACAGCATCTATATCCCCATGCAGCGCGACGAGCGTGAATACGTGCTGATCGACACCGCGGGCGTGCGTAAGCGCGGCAAAATCACCGACGTGGTGGAAAAATTCTCGGTAATCAAAACTCTGCAGGCGATTGAAGACGCCAACGTGGTGATGCTGGTTATCGATGCCCGTGAAGGCATCTCCGATCAGGATCTCTCCCTGCTCGGCTTTATCCTCAATAGTGGGCGCTCACTGGTTATCGTCGTCAACAAGTGGGATGGCCTGAGCAATGAAGTACGTGAGCAGGTGAAAGAGACGCTGGACTTCCGTCTGGGCTTTATCGACTTTGCCCGCGTGCACTTTATCTCTGCCCTGCACGGCAGCGGCGTCGGCAACCTGTTCGAATCCGTTCGCGAAGCCTACGACAGCTCCACCCGTCGTGTGGGTACCGCGATGCTGACCCGCATCATGACCATGGCGGCAGAAGACCATCAGCCACCGCTGGTGCGCGGTCGTCGCGTGAAGCTGAAGTATGCCCACGCGGGGGGTTATAACCCGCCTATCGTGGTTATCCACGGTAACCAGGTGAAGGATCTGCCCGATTCTTACAAACGCTACCTGATGAACTACTTCCGCAAATCGCTGGACGTGATGGGTACGCCGATCCGCATTCAGTTCAAGGAAGGGGACAACCCGTTTGCCAACAAACGCAACACCCTGACCCCGAACCAGATGCGTAAGCGTAAGCGTTTGATTAAACACATCAAGAAAAGCAAATAA
- a CDS encoding Gfo/Idh/MocA family oxidoreductase, protein MQIGFVGLGAVVETAYLPALQGTFAESLPCPGFDIQPAKTLDGVTRVPTLADLLARPLDTLFITTASLQHLDVLEQALASSIPRIVVEKPIVATLGQTEKLRSLLARPEAAARVLALDHWMARINLVRLGLVRHLSDIVRIEGFLQEPSGFNAAGEPFALNFATGEPDTRTLRHPDGVILDIGTHVLAMMRETVRYLGGSGELALQVVTARDRLGRDIARGDMTTAEGEAHLQGTMGGVPVDIWLNKYAGPSGGQKGLRLHLRDGRIISHDRRGAEDVLTLTDGEQVQCWRFGGTIYANCLAEHILGEQSLFVRDPQEVSRTTQRRLEEVELLLRLQQQLRGPH, encoded by the coding sequence ATGCAGATTGGGTTTGTTGGACTTGGAGCGGTAGTCGAAACCGCCTATTTGCCCGCATTACAAGGTACCTTTGCTGAATCACTTCCCTGTCCGGGATTTGATATCCAGCCCGCGAAAACCCTGGATGGCGTTACGCGAGTTCCAACCCTTGCCGACCTTCTTGCCCGACCCCTCGATACGCTGTTTATCACCACCGCATCGCTACAACACCTTGACGTGCTTGAGCAGGCGCTGGCGTCTTCCATCCCGCGCATCGTGGTGGAAAAACCGATCGTCGCCACCCTGGGCCAGACCGAAAAACTGAGATCGCTGCTGGCGAGGCCGGAGGCAGCCGCGCGGGTGCTGGCACTCGATCACTGGATGGCGCGCATAAACCTGGTGCGCCTGGGGCTGGTCAGACACCTTTCTGATATCGTCAGGATCGAGGGTTTTTTGCAGGAGCCAAGCGGGTTTAACGCGGCGGGTGAGCCCTTCGCGCTTAACTTTGCCACCGGCGAGCCGGATACCCGGACGCTTCGCCATCCGGATGGGGTAATCCTGGATATCGGCACCCACGTGCTGGCGATGATGCGCGAGACGGTGCGGTATCTGGGCGGCAGCGGCGAGCTTGCTTTACAGGTCGTGACGGCCAGAGATCGGCTGGGGCGCGATATCGCCAGAGGCGATATGACCACTGCCGAAGGCGAGGCGCATCTTCAGGGGACGATGGGCGGCGTGCCGGTGGATATCTGGCTGAACAAATATGCCGGGCCGTCAGGCGGGCAAAAAGGGCTGCGACTGCATCTGCGGGACGGACGCATCATCAGCCACGACCGGCGCGGGGCAGAGGATGTGCTGACGCTCACCGACGGCGAGCAGGTTCAGTGCTGGCGCTTTGGCGGCACGATTTACGCGAACTGTCTGGCAGAACATATTCTGGGGGAGCAGAGCCTGTTTGTACGCGACCCGCAGGAGGTGAGCCGCACAACGCAGCGGCGGCTGGAAGAGGTTGAGCTCCTGCTGAGATTACAGCAGCAGCTGCGTGGCCCTCACTGA
- a CDS encoding M4 family metallopeptidase, translating into MTRIHSVIPPYILRRIIESGSEPQQRCARQTLTHVQTLMAHMPGKPAAPHVNKTGQLERDIYDAKQAQELPGIQVRYEGQPSNGDITVDEAYDYLGITHEFFWKNYHRDSLDNKGLMLTGTVHYGREYQNAFWNGQQMVFGDGDGEIFNRFTIAIDIVAHELSHGVTETEAGLIYFEQSGALNESLSDVFGSLVKQYHLKQTADEADWLIGGGLLAEGINGKGLRSMSEPGTAYDDPLLGKDPQPAHMKDFIKTREDNGGVHLNSGIPNRAFYLAATAIGGNAWEKAGYAWYDTVCDRQLAQDADFDAFAKLTVAHGEKRSGGDVAAAIEQAWKQVGVL; encoded by the coding sequence ATGACCCGAATTCACAGCGTGATCCCGCCCTATATTCTTCGTCGTATTATTGAGAGTGGCTCTGAGCCTCAACAGCGTTGCGCCCGCCAGACGCTGACGCATGTACAAACGCTGATGGCCCATATGCCAGGTAAACCCGCCGCGCCGCACGTGAATAAAACCGGGCAGCTGGAGCGTGATATTTATGATGCAAAACAGGCCCAGGAACTGCCTGGCATTCAGGTGCGTTATGAGGGGCAGCCGTCAAACGGGGATATTACTGTCGATGAAGCCTATGATTATTTAGGTATCACCCATGAATTTTTCTGGAAAAATTATCACCGCGACTCGCTGGATAATAAAGGGCTGATGCTGACGGGCACCGTTCATTATGGGCGGGAATATCAGAACGCTTTCTGGAATGGTCAGCAGATGGTATTTGGCGATGGCGACGGCGAGATATTTAACCGCTTCACCATTGCCATAGACATAGTGGCGCATGAACTTAGCCATGGGGTGACCGAAACCGAAGCCGGGCTAATCTACTTTGAACAATCGGGCGCGCTGAATGAGTCTTTATCGGACGTTTTCGGCTCGCTGGTGAAACAGTATCACCTGAAGCAAACGGCTGATGAAGCCGACTGGCTGATTGGTGGAGGGCTGCTGGCTGAAGGGATCAACGGCAAGGGGCTGCGATCGATGTCAGAGCCCGGCACCGCCTATGACGATCCGCTGCTCGGAAAAGATCCGCAGCCCGCGCACATGAAAGACTTTATCAAAACGCGCGAAGATAACGGCGGCGTGCATCTTAATTCAGGCATTCCCAATCGCGCGTTTTATCTTGCTGCAACGGCCATTGGCGGCAACGCCTGGGAGAAAGCCGGTTATGCATGGTATGACACGGTTTGCGATCGACAGCTGGCGCAAGATGCAGATTTTGACGCCTTTGCGAAACTGACGGTTGCCCACGGTGAAAAGCGATCGGGTGGCGACGTCGCAGCAGCCATTGAACAAGCCTGGAAACAGGTGGGAGTGTTGTGA
- a CDS encoding peptide MFS transporter, with protein MQSSVNKNESRTFFGHPYPLGSLFFTEMWERFSFYGIRPLLILFMAATVYDGGMGLARENASAIVGIFAGTMYLAALPGGWLADNWLGQQRAVWYGSILIALGHLSIALSAVMGNNLFFIGLMFIVLGSGLFKTCISVMVGTLYKKGDARRDGGFSLFYMGINMGSFIAPLISGWLIKSHGWHWGFGIGGIGMLVALVIFRLFAVPAMKRYDSEVGLDSTWNSPVVKKNGVGGWLLALAAGVAIIVTLIAQGVIVINPVAVASVLVYFIAASVALYFIWLFVFAGLNRKERARLLVCFILLVSAAFFWSAFEQKPTSFNLFANDYTNRMIGDFEIPAVWFQSINALFIILLAPVFSWAWPKLASNNIRPSSITKFVIGILCAAGGFGLMMLAAQNVLSNGGAGVSPFWLVGSILMLTLGELCLSPIGLATMTLLAPERMRGQMMGLWFCASALGNLAAGLIGGHVKADQLDMLPDLFARCSVALLICAAVLTVLIVPVRRMLENAQTKSEPKPVTNA; from the coding sequence ATGCAATCCTCTGTTAATAAAAACGAAAGCCGAACTTTCTTCGGCCATCCTTATCCACTTGGCTCGCTGTTCTTCACCGAGATGTGGGAGCGCTTCTCGTTTTACGGCATTCGTCCACTACTGATCCTGTTTATGGCCGCCACCGTCTATGACGGCGGGATGGGGCTGGCGCGTGAAAACGCCTCCGCCATCGTCGGTATCTTTGCCGGGACCATGTACCTGGCCGCGCTGCCGGGCGGCTGGCTGGCGGATAACTGGCTCGGACAGCAGAGAGCGGTCTGGTACGGTTCAATTCTGATCGCGCTCGGCCACCTGTCGATTGCGCTGTCTGCGGTGATGGGCAACAACCTGTTCTTTATCGGCCTGATGTTTATTGTCCTTGGTTCGGGCCTGTTCAAAACCTGCATCTCGGTAATGGTCGGCACCCTGTATAAGAAAGGCGATGCGCGTCGTGACGGCGGCTTCTCGCTGTTCTATATGGGCATCAACATGGGCTCATTTATCGCGCCGCTGATCTCCGGCTGGCTGATTAAATCTCACGGCTGGCACTGGGGCTTTGGCATCGGCGGCATCGGGATGCTGGTCGCGCTGGTCATCTTCCGCCTGTTTGCCGTTCCGGCGATGAAACGCTACGACAGCGAAGTGGGGCTGGACTCCACCTGGAACAGCCCGGTGGTGAAGAAAAACGGTGTTGGCGGCTGGCTGCTGGCGCTGGCAGCGGGTGTCGCGATTATCGTCACTCTGATCGCCCAGGGCGTGATTGTAATTAACCCGGTTGCCGTGGCCAGCGTGCTGGTTTACTTCATTGCCGCCTCGGTGGCCCTCTACTTCATCTGGCTGTTTGTCTTTGCCGGTCTGAACCGTAAAGAGCGCGCCAGACTGCTGGTCTGCTTCATTCTGCTGGTGTCTGCGGCGTTCTTCTGGTCTGCGTTCGAGCAAAAACCGACGTCGTTTAACCTGTTTGCCAACGACTACACTAATCGCATGATCGGCGATTTCGAAATCCCGGCCGTGTGGTTCCAGTCGATTAACGCCCTGTTTATTATTCTGCTGGCACCGGTCTTTAGCTGGGCATGGCCGAAGCTGGCGAGCAACAACATTCGCCCGAGCAGCATCACCAAGTTCGTGATCGGCATTCTGTGCGCGGCAGGCGGCTTTGGCCTGATGATGCTGGCGGCGCAGAACGTCCTCAGTAACGGTGGGGCAGGCGTTTCTCCGTTCTGGCTGGTGGGCAGTATCCTGATGCTGACCCTCGGTGAACTGTGCCTGAGCCCGATTGGTCTGGCGACCATGACCCTGCTGGCTCCGGAAAGAATGCGCGGCCAGATGATGGGGCTGTGGTTCTGCGCCAGCGCGCTGGGCAACCTGGCGGCGGGCCTGATTGGCGGCCACGTGAAGGCTGACCAGCTGGATATGTTGCCGGATCTCTTCGCGCGCTGCTCCGTTGCTCTGCTGATTTGTGCCGCCGTTCTGACGGTGCTCATTGTTCCGGTGCGTCGTATGCTGGAAAATGCGCAGACGAAAAGTGAGCCGAAACCCGTAACTAACGCCTGA